One window of Thermococcus celericrescens genomic DNA carries:
- a CDS encoding radical SAM protein codes for MEILSEVGDPNVAVVYIGKTAKGNIVEFVESIPTHNPAEKWVLIVSSLNGCPVGCKMCDAGFFYKGKLDVDELIEQIEYPIQKRWNGKPKTRKFKVQFARMGEPSFNMAVVEAMRLLGERYENFHPSLSTIAPIGTDKFFEALLELKKEMFPTNFQLQFSIHSTNPEQRDEIIPVRKWDFERMAEYGKAFYDEGGKKITLNFALARENEADAEVIAEYFPKECFLIKITPLNPTVSVLKNKLTNDVDLETGLPMKHKRFVDDLRRLGYDVIISVGDTKENLIGSNCGQYILRFLKERPELREAYTFARGFEFKVG; via the coding sequence ATGGAGATACTGAGTGAGGTTGGCGATCCGAACGTTGCCGTCGTTTACATCGGGAAGACCGCGAAGGGAAACATCGTGGAGTTCGTCGAGTCAATCCCGACCCACAATCCGGCCGAGAAGTGGGTGCTCATCGTCTCATCGCTCAACGGCTGTCCGGTCGGCTGCAAGATGTGCGACGCCGGCTTCTTCTACAAGGGAAAGCTCGACGTCGATGAGCTGATTGAGCAGATAGAGTACCCGATTCAGAAGCGCTGGAACGGGAAGCCCAAAACCAGGAAGTTCAAGGTGCAGTTCGCGAGAATGGGCGAGCCGAGCTTCAACATGGCCGTGGTAGAGGCGATGAGGCTTTTGGGCGAGCGCTACGAGAACTTCCACCCGTCTCTCTCGACCATAGCCCCGATTGGGACGGACAAGTTCTTCGAGGCACTGCTGGAACTTAAGAAGGAGATGTTCCCCACCAACTTTCAGCTCCAGTTCTCGATACACTCCACCAACCCGGAGCAGAGGGACGAGATAATCCCCGTCAGAAAGTGGGACTTCGAGAGGATGGCCGAGTACGGTAAAGCTTTCTACGACGAGGGCGGCAAGAAGATTACGCTCAACTTTGCCCTGGCGAGGGAGAATGAGGCCGATGCTGAAGTCATAGCCGAGTATTTCCCGAAGGAGTGCTTCCTCATCAAGATAACGCCCCTCAACCCGACGGTGAGCGTGCTGAAGAATAAGCTCACCAACGACGTGGACCTTGAGACTGGCCTTCCGATGAAGCACAAACGCTTTGTTGACGACCTCAGGAGGCTCGGCTACGACGTCATTATCTCCGTCGGCGACACGAAGGAGAACCTCATAGGCTCGAACTGCGGGCAGTATATCCTCAGGTTCCTCAAGGAGCGGCCGGAGCTTAGAGAGGCCTACACCTTCGCGAGGGGGTTTGAGTTTAAGGTGGGCTGA